In Verrucomicrobiota bacterium, the following are encoded in one genomic region:
- a CDS encoding TonB-dependent receptor, with protein sequence MNLKITKYHTSLIVTLCGILSWIPGLSAQNENAPVYDLNPFEVSVEQDNGYQAKQTMSGIGIATDMRDLPFTTNVITAEFLEDNLVGKFNEAMDYTTSVRQTQRSEIVARRSLYTVRGFTTREILINGIQANEDIPTNLVDRIEVVKGPNALYGESDPGGLINVMLKRALSEDHLQFTQKIGTFGFLESSFDANLGGVMNDKLNIRVIGSYEEYDGWRKSPGGYDSHDLGVMANYSFNENVELVFSGSTLESRGTQSVRSAFIFNELQPEDINGDGDFDDVVETISEKKIRRNSPFMPHNYTGGVPESFINRDNDFLQTGINMWFEGFSLQYLFTYSTQASRGYGRIFNTFLSQNNGFEHTFFQYDASSGNTNVHSLKGFKEFYTGEVKNRFSFGARFLDDNNLSVNNRLRNANGGERAWIVKWAAENPSAQIRQTITADEILRAHSISEADAIAEGIDYWNDNLLPLGFVQDFGSGTTTNGLTTSDVFTANVSDLITFGDNQAHLLLGLRFTDVEETPAFAGGQAPEPFKGDDISEQAGFVYNFTEDFAGFVNYATSYAGNRAIDPDTLKNRPPETGRAYEAGIKMDLYEGILSGSIGYFDIAKSNVLKTAFDPDFGANRDEITNDVSKGVEVELFFTPTENWQATFAYTYMDAHADLPPTSLPPLGLEGAAPHSYSLWTSYKVTEGPLTGLRFGGGIVIAEGPIPQSPTSPNRWVIEDGYTEYDLFARYETTLFNTPTTFGVNVENAGNTFFFRTRGNSNEHRRTVFSVRFDLL encoded by the coding sequence ATGAACCTAAAAATAACGAAATACCATACCTCCCTAATTGTTACTCTATGCGGAATCCTTAGCTGGATCCCTGGCCTGTCTGCTCAAAATGAAAATGCACCGGTCTATGATTTAAATCCTTTCGAGGTGAGTGTTGAGCAAGACAATGGCTACCAGGCCAAACAAACCATGTCGGGGATTGGCATCGCCACCGACATGCGGGATTTGCCCTTTACGACCAACGTGATCACAGCGGAATTTCTCGAGGACAATCTGGTGGGGAAGTTTAACGAGGCCATGGATTATACCACCTCAGTGAGGCAAACTCAACGATCCGAAATCGTCGCTCGTCGGTCCCTTTACACGGTTCGCGGTTTTACAACACGCGAGATTTTGATAAACGGTATCCAGGCCAATGAGGATATACCCACCAATCTGGTTGACCGAATTGAAGTGGTGAAGGGTCCCAACGCGCTTTACGGTGAATCCGATCCCGGAGGGCTTATCAATGTCATGCTCAAACGGGCATTGTCTGAGGATCACCTCCAATTCACGCAGAAAATAGGTACCTTTGGCTTTTTGGAAAGCTCCTTTGACGCCAATCTGGGAGGAGTTATGAACGACAAATTGAATATTCGAGTCATCGGGTCCTACGAGGAATACGACGGTTGGCGAAAATCCCCCGGGGGGTATGATTCCCATGATCTTGGAGTCATGGCAAATTATTCATTTAATGAGAACGTAGAGCTGGTATTTTCTGGAAGTACACTCGAGTCCCGGGGAACACAGTCCGTCCGCAGCGCATTCATCTTCAATGAGCTTCAGCCAGAGGACATAAATGGCGATGGTGATTTCGACGATGTGGTAGAGACAATCAGTGAAAAGAAGATTCGTCGCAACAGTCCTTTTATGCCTCATAATTACACCGGGGGCGTCCCGGAGAGCTTTATCAATCGAGATAACGATTTTTTGCAGACTGGCATAAACATGTGGTTTGAAGGTTTCAGCCTGCAGTATCTCTTTACCTATTCCACCCAGGCAAGTAGAGGTTACGGTCGCATATTCAATACCTTCCTTTCGCAAAATAATGGGTTTGAACATACTTTCTTCCAATACGATGCCAGTAGCGGCAACACGAATGTACATTCCTTAAAGGGCTTTAAGGAATTTTATACCGGGGAGGTCAAAAACCGCTTCAGCTTTGGAGCGCGCTTCCTCGACGACAACAACCTCAGCGTCAATAATAGACTCCGAAACGCGAATGGAGGAGAACGCGCCTGGATTGTAAAGTGGGCGGCCGAAAATCCAAGTGCCCAAATCAGGCAGACCATTACCGCCGATGAAATTCTTAGAGCGCATTCAATCTCCGAAGCCGATGCCATCGCCGAAGGGATTGATTACTGGAATGATAATCTTCTTCCTCTCGGTTTCGTCCAGGATTTCGGTTCCGGCACAACCACCAATGGCTTGACAACCTCCGATGTATTTACCGCGAACGTTTCAGATCTTATTACCTTCGGTGACAACCAGGCACATCTGTTATTGGGCCTTCGGTTCACCGACGTTGAGGAAACGCCTGCCTTCGCCGGTGGTCAGGCTCCGGAACCTTTTAAGGGAGACGACATTTCCGAACAAGCCGGTTTTGTTTATAATTTCACCGAGGATTTTGCCGGCTTCGTGAACTACGCCACCTCCTACGCTGGAAATAGAGCTATTGATCCGGACACCTTGAAGAATCGCCCTCCTGAAACCGGGAGAGCCTACGAAGCTGGGATCAAAATGGATCTTTATGAGGGAATTTTATCCGGAAGTATCGGGTATTTTGACATCGCCAAAAGCAACGTCCTGAAAACCGCCTTCGATCCGGATTTTGGAGCCAACCGCGATGAAATTACCAATGACGTCAGCAAGGGAGTAGAAGTCGAACTCTTCTTCACCCCCACCGAGAATTGGCAAGCCACTTTCGCCTACACCTACATGGACGCACATGCCGATCTGCCACCAACCTCGTTACCGCCCCTCGGCCTGGAAGGCGCTGCACCTCACTCCTACTCGCTTTGGACCAGTTATAAAGTAACTGAAGGCCCACTGACAGGCCTGAGGTTTGGCGGTGGAATAGTAATCGCGGAAGGACCCATTCCTCAGTCGCCTACATCTCCCAACCGGTGGGTCATTGAAGATGGC